A single Micromonospora sp. CCTCC AA 2012012 DNA region contains:
- the cobS gene encoding adenosylcobinamide-GDP ribazoletransferase, with amino-acid sequence MPAEARLADGVRLAVTTFTTLPLRAGRVDRAAAARAMALAPAVGALLGALLGGVLLLTAALAPPLVAAGVTVALGALLTRGLHLDGLADTVDALGSYRRGAAALEIMKKPDVGPFGVVALVVVLLLQAAVLAELAGRGWAAALAAVVAATAAGRLGVAVACRRGVPAARPDGLGALVAGTVGPVALVVGTAAVALLAVPAVPGRPWQGPVAVLAALAVAVGLLRHGVRRLGGITGDVLGAVVEIVTTLVYLGLVLSG; translated from the coding sequence GTGCCGGCTGAGGCGCGGCTCGCCGACGGCGTCCGCCTGGCGGTCACCACCTTCACCACGCTGCCGCTGCGCGCCGGTCGGGTGGACCGGGCGGCGGCGGCCCGGGCGATGGCGCTCGCCCCGGCGGTGGGCGCGCTGCTCGGTGCGCTGCTCGGCGGGGTGCTGCTGCTGACCGCCGCGCTCGCGCCACCGCTGGTCGCCGCCGGGGTCACCGTCGCGCTCGGCGCGCTGCTCACCCGGGGCCTGCACCTGGACGGGCTGGCCGACACCGTGGACGCGCTGGGGTCGTACCGGCGGGGGGCGGCGGCGCTGGAGATCATGAAGAAGCCGGACGTCGGCCCGTTCGGGGTGGTCGCGCTGGTGGTCGTACTCCTGCTCCAGGCCGCGGTGCTCGCGGAGCTGGCCGGGCGGGGGTGGGCGGCGGCGCTGGCCGCGGTGGTCGCGGCGACCGCCGCCGGTCGGCTCGGCGTCGCGGTGGCCTGCCGACGCGGGGTGCCGGCCGCCCGGCCGGACGGGCTGGGCGCGCTGGTCGCCGGGACGGTGGGGCCGGTCGCGCTGGTCGTCGGCACGGCCGCCGTCGCGCTGCTGGCGGTGCCCGCCGTGCCGGGCCGCCCGTGGCAGGGCCCGGTCGCCGTGCTGGCCGCGCTCGCCGTCGCGGTGGGGCTGCTGCGGCACGGGGTACGCCGGCTCGGCGGGATCACCGGTGACGTGCTCGGGGCGGTCGTGGAGATCGTCACCACGCTGGTCTACCTGGGACTGGTGCTGTCCGGCTGA